A DNA window from Melanotaenia boesemani isolate fMelBoe1 chromosome 6, fMelBoe1.pri, whole genome shotgun sequence contains the following coding sequences:
- the cited4b gene encoding cbp/p300-interacting transactivator 4b translates to MADHLMMPMNHNSAGASLHSYRMGMNGGLQAGHQQHANQQGMRALPNGQMMHYGGAQANMETAMRQRQGMVGGPMNGQLNGAQMGHHQMTSGNMMFNGQPQQQQHHPQQQHHMHPQQHQQQAQHQQHQQQQQQQQQQQQQQQQFMNGGLTSQQLMASMHLQKLNTQYHGHPLGPMGGNHMGPTTQYRMNPAQLASMQHMAGPTLALNGMDADMIDEDVLTSLVMELGLDRVQELPELFLGQNEFDFISDFVSKQQPSTVSC, encoded by the coding sequence ATGGCAGATCATCTGATGATGCCCATGAATCACAACTCAGCAGGCGCCAGTCTCCACAGTTACAGGATGGGCATGAATGGGGGCCTGCAGGCAGGTCACCAGCAGCATGCCAACCAGCAGGGAATGCGGGCGCTGCCCAATGGCCAGATGATGCACTATGGAGGTGCACAGGCCAACATGGAGACCGCCATGAGGCAGAGGCAAGGCATGGTGGGTGGGCCCATGAATGGACAGCTGAACGGGGCTCAGATGGGTCACCATCAAATGACCTCTGGTAATATGATGTTTAACGGCCAGCCacaacagcagcaacatcaccctcagcagcagcatcacatgcATCCACAACAGCACCAGCAGCAGGCCCAGCACCAACAgcaccaacagcagcagcagcagcagcagcagcagcagcagcagcaacagcagttCATGAATGGAGGGTTAACATCCCAGCAGCTTATGGCCAGCATGCATCTGCAGAAACTCAACACCCAGTACCACGGACACCCACTGGGTCCAATGGGTGGGAACCACATGGGACCCACAACCCAATACCGCATGAACCCAGCTCAGCTGGCTAGCATGCAGCACATGGCCGGACCCACACTGGCCCTGAATGGCATGGATGCGGATATGATTGATGAGGATGTCCTGACGTCGCTGGTCATGGAATTGGGCTTGGACCGTGTCCAGGAGTTGCCAGAACTCTTCCTGGGCCAGAAtgagtttgattttatttcagacTTTGTTAGCAAACAGCAGCCCAGTACTGTTAGTTGCTGA